GCAACCTCAAAAGCGAAGTCCTCCAAATACCGCACCACGGGTCTGCCACAGGCCTTGCCCCTCCCTTCCTTGAACTTGTAGATCCCAAAATGGCCTTTATTTGTGTAGGCCAAAACAATAAGTTCAAACACCCGCGGCCAAATATCTTACAGCTCTTGGAAGAGAAAAAAGTTCCTTACCACCGGACGGACCGGGACGGAGGATTAAAGATTACCTTCCGTGCAGGTCAACTTTCTTACGAAAAGACTCGGTCTGTGCCGCGATGAGTGCAATGGCGACAGCGTCGGCCGCATCATCTGGCTTAGGCAGGGTAGGAAGACGGAGAAGCAGCTGAACCATTTTCTGCATCTGCTGTTTATCCGCAGTCCCACTGCCAGTTAGCGCCAATTTCACTTCATTAGGTGTAAACCCAACCATTGGCACGCCCATCCGCTCCGCCACATACATGAGCACCCCACGCGCCTGCGAAACAGTCATGGCCGTGGTCACATTCTTACTGAAAAAGAGCTTCTCAATAGAAACCAGAGCAGGCTTATGTTCATCAATAAGCGCCTCAACGCCATTGGCAATTGCCAAGAGGCGCTGGCTGTCCGTCATGGATTTGTCGGTGGTAATGACGCCATAACCTAAGCACGTCTGCTTCCCACCTTCAGATTTAATAATCCCCCAACCCACAATTGCCGTACCTGGGTCCAGGCCTAAAATGATCATTCGGGGAGGTTTGTGTATACGCTGGTCACATCAT
The sequence above is drawn from the Verrucomicrobiia bacterium genome and encodes:
- the ruvC gene encoding crossover junction endodeoxyribonuclease RuvC, with protein sequence MIILGLDPGTAIVGWGIIKSEGGKQTCLGYGVITTDKSMTDSQRLLAIANGVEALIDEHKPALVSIEKLFFSKNVTTAMTVSQARGVLMYVAERMGVPMVGFTPNEVKLALTGSGTADKQQMQKMVQLLLRLPTLPKPDDAADAVAIALIAAQTESFRKKVDLHGR